In a genomic window of Candidatus Omnitrophota bacterium:
- a CDS encoding Asp23/Gls24 family envelope stress response protein, which translates to MDRDESRNELGLVKIHKNVISSISSIAAMEIEGVKSVSKDLKSGLLEFFGQKYFSAIKVDISKNEEVKVEIPLVIKYGYNIPDVASRVQENVHQALEKMSNLSIKDININVRGIERG; encoded by the coding sequence ATGGACCGCGATGAATCAAGGAACGAATTAGGGCTGGTCAAGATTCATAAGAATGTGATTTCATCCATATCTTCCATTGCGGCCATGGAGATTGAAGGGGTTAAATCCGTCAGCAAGGATTTAAAAAGCGGGCTGCTTGAATTTTTCGGTCAGAAATATTTTTCGGCAATAAAAGTGGATATTTCTAAAAACGAAGAAGTAAAGGTGGAAATACCTTTGGTTATCAAATACGGTTATAATATTCCGGATGTCGCCAGCCGCGTCCAGGAGAATGTACACCAGGCGTTAGAAAAAATGAGTAATCTTTCCATAAAAGATATCAATATAAATGTACGGGGAATAGAAAGGGGCTAA
- the amaP gene encoding alkaline shock response membrane anchor protein AmaP: protein MRFFSVLGIVFYAVIIIGIGLAMIVFSLNLLLPQDINNLLIFAQSSQNSRIIIGFSGALLILISFSFAQIILGKFQRERTIAFATSSGQVTISLSAVEDLIRRLSGIIPEVKELRPNVVANKKGIIVDMRVVLRSEANIPELTSRLQDITKSKIQEVLGVEEQIIIRIHVAKIVHDEKDNRKKKDFEKDDYSTIPFSGYGRV from the coding sequence ATGAGATTTTTTTCCGTATTAGGGATTGTATTTTACGCGGTAATTATTATCGGAATTGGCCTGGCGATGATTGTATTTTCATTAAACCTGTTATTGCCCCAGGATATCAATAATTTGCTTATTTTTGCCCAAAGCAGCCAAAATTCCCGGATAATTATCGGGTTCTCCGGAGCGCTTTTAATCCTGATTAGTTTTTCCTTTGCCCAGATTATCTTAGGTAAATTTCAGCGGGAAAGGACAATTGCTTTTGCAACATCCAGCGGCCAGGTTACTATTTCCCTCTCAGCTGTCGAAGACTTGATCCGCAGGTTGTCCGGGATAATCCCGGAGGTAAAGGAATTAAGGCCAAATGTCGTGGCTAATAAAAAAGGAATTATTGTCGATATGCGGGTGGTCTTGCGTTCTGAAGCCAATATCCCTGAGCTTACCAGCCGCCTGCAGGATATCACCAAATCTAAAATTCAGGAGGTTTTGGGGGTTGAAGAACAGATTATTATCAGGATCCATGTAGCCAAGATCGTTCACGATGAAAAAGATAACCGCAAGAAAAAAGACTTTGAGAAAGATGACTATTCAACAATACCGTTTAGCGGTTACGGACGGGTTTAG
- a CDS encoding 6-phosphofructokinase: MARIGILTGGGDCPGLNPVIRAVVRKGLLEGYEIVGIKNGWKGLVENDTLRLDINAVSGILPKGGTILGTSRTNPYKKEGDLQKVKDNFKKMGLDALVAVGGEDTLGVASKLVKDGLPNIVGVPKTIDNDLSATDYTFGFDTALNVAMECIDRLHTTAESHHRIMVAEVMGRHAGWIALEAGIAGGADVILIPEIPIDLDEVCNVIEKRHARGKTFSIVVVSEGAQFKDGSMVTQEKKLDAFGHVRLGGIGEELAAQIEKKTGYETRVSVLGHIQRGGSPTAFDRVLGTRLGVKAVELIKNKKFGKMVALAGIKIIDVPLEEAVKALKTVDMELYDIAKVFFG, translated from the coding sequence ATGGCAAGAATTGGCATTTTAACAGGCGGGGGTGATTGTCCAGGATTAAATCCGGTAATTCGGGCAGTTGTGCGTAAAGGGCTGCTTGAAGGATATGAAATCGTAGGTATTAAAAATGGTTGGAAGGGTTTAGTTGAAAACGATACCCTGCGCTTAGATATTAATGCTGTCTCCGGGATATTGCCCAAAGGCGGGACTATTTTAGGGACCAGCCGCACTAATCCATATAAAAAAGAAGGCGACTTGCAAAAGGTTAAGGATAATTTCAAGAAAATGGGATTGGATGCTTTGGTTGCCGTAGGCGGTGAAGACACTCTTGGTGTTGCTTCCAAGCTGGTTAAAGACGGCCTGCCTAATATCGTGGGAGTTCCTAAGACTATTGACAATGACCTCTCCGCTACTGATTATACTTTTGGTTTTGATACTGCTTTAAACGTGGCAATGGAATGCATTGACCGTTTGCATACTACGGCTGAAAGCCATCATCGGATCATGGTTGCCGAAGTCATGGGCAGGCACGCGGGCTGGATTGCCCTTGAGGCAGGTATTGCCGGAGGAGCGGATGTGATCCTAATCCCTGAAATCCCTATTGATCTAGATGAAGTTTGTAACGTGATCGAGAAAAGGCATGCCCGGGGAAAAACTTTTAGTATCGTCGTGGTTTCCGAGGGCGCTCAATTTAAGGACGGGTCTATGGTTACTCAGGAAAAAAAGCTGGATGCCTTTGGGCATGTAAGGCTCGGCGGTATCGGCGAAGAATTAGCCGCGCAGATTGAGAAAAAAACCGGCTATGAAACCAGGGTCAGCGTCTTAGGCCATATACAAAGAGGTGGCTCACCAACTGCCTTTGACCGTGTATTGGGCACGCGCTTAGGGGTGAAAGCAGTGGAGTTGATTAAAAATAAGAAATTCGGGAAAATGGTAGCCTTGGCCGGTATCAAGATTATTGATGTGCCTTTAGAAGAAGCAGTGAAGGCTTTAAAAACCGTGGATATGGAACTTTATGATATCGCGAAAGTTTTTTTTGGATAA
- a CDS encoding D-sedoheptulose 7-phosphate isomerase, which produces MRERIKDILLESIQVKEEILRNQVDSILQIAVLMIDCLKKDGKVIVFGNGGSASDSQHIAAELVGRFKKDRSALAGIALTTNTSILTSLANDYGYDVVFSRQVEALGKKNDVVLGISTSGKAKSVALGIKQAKKMGIKTVALSGGDGGDIVKLADVSLVVPSKVTARIQEAHITIAHIICEMIEQELCQEQK; this is translated from the coding sequence ATGCGCGAAAGAATAAAAGATATACTTTTAGAAAGTATTCAGGTTAAAGAAGAAATCTTACGCAACCAGGTTGATTCTATTCTCCAGATTGCCGTGCTGATGATTGATTGCTTAAAAAAAGACGGTAAGGTTATTGTCTTTGGCAATGGCGGTTCAGCCAGCGACAGCCAGCATATTGCCGCCGAGCTTGTCGGCCGTTTCAAAAAAGACCGTTCAGCCTTAGCCGGTATCGCCCTAACCACCAATACATCGATACTTACTTCTTTGGCCAATGATTATGGTTATGATGTAGTTTTTTCCCGCCAGGTTGAAGCCTTGGGCAAGAAAAATGACGTGGTTTTAGGGATATCTACCAGCGGAAAAGCAAAAAGCGTAGCTTTAGGGATTAAACAAGCTAAAAAGATGGGGATTAAAACCGTAGCTTTAAGCGGCGGAGACGGAGGGGATATCGTAAAGTTAGCCGACGTATCTTTAGTAGTCCCTTCTAAAGTAACCGCCAGAATCCAAGAAGCACACATTACTATTGCCCACATAATATGCGAAATGATCGAGCAAGAACTTTGCCAGGAACAAAAATAA
- the rfaE2 gene encoding D-glycero-beta-D-manno-heptose 1-phosphate adenylyltransferase — protein sequence MPGTKIIPLSSLIRKVKALKQKGKRIVFTNGCFDILHFGHVKYLQDAKAKGDYLVVAVNSDSSIKKIKAKNRPVIGQNDRLKTIAALASVDFVVLFNEDNPLKLIKALSPDILIKGADWSKEKIVGADFVESYGGKAATVNLVKGRSTSAIIEKIVRDFAKK from the coding sequence TTGCCAGGAACAAAAATAATTCCACTTTCCAGTCTTATACGTAAAGTCAAGGCTCTTAAACAAAAAGGGAAACGGATAGTCTTTACTAACGGCTGCTTTGACATTTTACATTTCGGCCATGTCAAATACCTTCAGGATGCCAAAGCTAAAGGTGATTATTTGGTGGTGGCGGTCAATAGCGATTCATCAATTAAAAAAATTAAGGCCAAAAACCGGCCGGTAATCGGACAAAACGACCGTTTAAAAACAATCGCCGCGTTGGCAAGCGTGGATTTTGTGGTTTTATTTAATGAAGATAATCCACTTAAGTTAATCAAGGCACTTTCGCCGGATATCCTGATTAAGGGCGCGGATTGGAGCAAAGAAAAAATAGTCGGGGCGGATTTTGTAGAAAGTTACGGCGGAAAGGCCGCGACCGTTAATTTAGTTAAGGGCCGCTCAACCAGTGCAATCATTGAAAAAATCGTTAGGGATTTCGCAAAAAAATAA
- a CDS encoding thiamine-phosphate pyrophosphorylase, producing MAAKDFTKSKHKVLNIYRIIDANLNRVKEGLRVCEEITRFILDDQKLSALFKKVRHQIDTLARKIYPASLLLRERRSNGDVGRFNSYGEFKRNNCKDIFWANIQRIKESLRVLEEFSKLVDVKTSASFKQLRYKVYEIEKKSFKNIAALPDSR from the coding sequence ATGGCGGCCAAGGATTTCACTAAATCAAAGCATAAGGTGCTCAATATTTACCGCATAATTGATGCCAATCTTAACCGGGTTAAGGAAGGCTTGCGCGTTTGCGAAGAGATAACCCGGTTTATCCTGGATGACCAAAAATTGTCGGCGCTATTTAAAAAAGTCAGGCATCAGATCGATACTTTAGCCAGGAAAATTTACCCCGCTTCATTGTTACTTAGAGAGCGCCGCAGTAACGGCGATGTAGGGAGATTTAATTCTTATGGAGAATTCAAACGCAATAACTGTAAAGATATTTTCTGGGCGAATATCCAGAGGATCAAGGAATCTTTACGGGTACTTGAAGAATTCAGTAAATTAGTGGATGTAAAAACCTCAGCAAGTTTTAAACAGCTCCGGTATAAAGTTTATGAAATTGAAAAAAAGTCTTTTAAAAACATCGCGGCTTTACCTGATTCTAGATAG
- the thiE gene encoding thiamine phosphate synthase: MKLKKSLLKTSRLYLILDRSTIGNCSLKNICSIVSSRYVDVVQLRDKKSAKSDVLDLAIKLSKWLKNRPQSRGLATDSQSQLFIVNDYVDVAVASGADGLHLGQNDLSLKQARKILGKDRIIGISCHNLSQALRAQNEGADYLGIGPIFATATKPEYKPIGLEVLGKLKDKIKIPYFAIGDIHAGNIKEITASGARRVAVCRAILKADNPKEAVRQLYKILK, translated from the coding sequence ATGAAATTGAAAAAAAGTCTTTTAAAAACATCGCGGCTTTACCTGATTCTAGATAGGTCAACTATTGGGAATTGTTCTTTAAAGAATATCTGTTCTATTGTTTCTAGCCGCTATGTCGATGTTGTTCAGTTACGGGATAAAAAGTCTGCTAAATCAGATGTATTAGATTTAGCAATCAAGCTTTCAAAGTGGTTAAAAAACCGGCCGCAAAGCCGTGGTTTGGCTACAGATAGCCAAAGCCAGCTCTTTATAGTTAATGATTATGTTGATGTGGCTGTAGCCAGCGGCGCAGATGGCCTGCATTTAGGCCAAAACGATTTATCCTTAAAGCAGGCCAGAAAGATTTTAGGAAAAGATAGGATTATCGGGATTTCTTGCCACAATTTGTCCCAGGCATTGCGAGCCCAAAATGAAGGAGCAGATTACCTTGGCATTGGACCGATATTTGCCACTGCCACCAAGCCCGAATATAAGCCTATAGGCTTAGAAGTCCTAGGTAAGCTAAAAGATAAAATAAAAATTCCTTATTTTGCTATCGGGGATATTCACGCGGGCAATATTAAGGAAATCACCGCTTCCGGTGCCAGGCGGGTTGCGGTTTGCCGGGCAATTTTAAAAGCGGATAATCCTAAAGAAGCAGTAAGACAATTGTATAAAATTTTAAAATAA
- the thiC gene encoding phosphomethylpyrimidine synthase ThiC produces MTQLEFAKKNIVTPLMRRVASLEGLHPSLLTRLMREGKAVIPLNINHKIKKPCAIGSSLSTKVNANIGTSTDESRISDEIEKLKVAINHGADALMDLSVGGDLDKLRRQVLKHSSVPVGTVPVYEVAVRAQEKKGNFLKFGADDVLAVLDRQAKQGVDFFTVHSGVTTNTLKVLEKNKRLMGVVSRGGAIIASWIKYHKEENPFYAHFDRILDIAYKYDVTLSLGDGLRPGSILDATDKAQIAELKILGSLAKRAWNRGIQVMIEGPGHVPMDQIEKNIALEKKFCHGAPFYVLGPLVTDIAPGYDHITSAIGGAMAASFGADFLCYVTPAEHLRHPTASDVAEGVIASRIAAHAGDLVKRRKIALKWDRNISIARKARDWKKQIRLAINPHKAKEYRLSSKPKLSKVCTMCGKYCSIKLMDDCTRV; encoded by the coding sequence ATGACACAGTTAGAATTCGCCAAAAAAAATATCGTTACACCGCTTATGCGCAGAGTCGCCTCTCTTGAAGGATTGCATCCTTCTTTGCTTACGCGCCTTATGCGTGAAGGTAAAGCGGTTATACCCTTAAATATAAATCATAAAATAAAAAAACCCTGCGCCATAGGCAGCAGCCTGTCGACCAAGGTCAATGCCAATATCGGCACTTCAACGGATGAATCCCGGATTAGCGATGAAATAGAAAAACTTAAAGTTGCCATAAATCACGGAGCCGACGCCTTAATGGACCTAAGCGTAGGAGGAGATCTTGACAAATTAAGGCGCCAGGTCCTGAAACATTCCAGCGTTCCTGTGGGCACTGTCCCGGTTTATGAGGTGGCTGTCCGGGCCCAGGAAAAAAAAGGAAATTTCCTAAAATTTGGCGCCGATGATGTCTTAGCTGTATTGGACAGGCAGGCAAAGCAAGGGGTGGATTTTTTTACCGTGCATAGCGGAGTAACAACCAATACCCTTAAAGTTTTAGAAAAAAATAAAAGGCTGATGGGGGTTGTTTCACGCGGCGGGGCAATTATTGCCAGTTGGATTAAATATCATAAGGAAGAAAATCCTTTTTACGCGCATTTTGACCGGATTTTAGATATTGCCTATAAATATGACGTTACTTTAAGCTTAGGAGACGGGTTAAGGCCGGGTTCAATTTTAGACGCAACGGACAAAGCCCAGATTGCTGAATTAAAAATACTCGGCAGCTTAGCCAAGCGTGCCTGGAATAGGGGTATTCAAGTCATGATCGAAGGCCCGGGCCATGTACCTATGGATCAGATAGAAAAAAACATTGCTTTAGAGAAGAAATTTTGTCACGGTGCTCCTTTTTATGTATTGGGGCCTTTGGTTACGGATATTGCCCCGGGTTATGATCATATTACCTCGGCCATCGGCGGGGCAATGGCGGCAAGCTTTGGAGCAGACTTCCTTTGTTACGTGACCCCTGCGGAACATCTACGTCATCCAACAGCCAGTGATGTGGCTGAAGGGGTAATTGCCAGCCGCATCGCCGCTCACGCCGGAGATTTAGTGAAGCGCAGAAAGATTGCCCTAAAATGGGATAGAAATATTTCTATTGCCAGGAAGGCACGGGATTGGAAGAAACAAATTCGCTTGGCTATTAATCCTCACAAAGCAAAGGAATATCGATTAAGCAGCAAACCCAAGCTTTCTAAGGTCTGCACGATGTGCGGAAAGTACTGTTCTATCAAATTAATGGATGATTGCACGCGGGTGTAA
- a CDS encoding LysM peptidoglycan-binding domain-containing M23 family metallopeptidase: MKNIILIFLVLLIAGCASVPPYTGPALPPLAQGVSGIAHRVEAGQTLWKISKLYDVDMDDILRINHLSEDAAIETGQVLLIPNRSRPQNFAVRSSGDDFIWPLKGRVIAGFGSNYRNLINKGINIQASMGEDILATRSGRVVFYADHFGNFGKTIIIDHGDGLRSIYSRVLQVLVRPGDNVQKGALIGRIGTSARDRNIYLHFEIRKRALAQNPLFYLP; encoded by the coding sequence ATGAAAAATATTATTTTGATATTTTTAGTTTTACTGATTGCCGGCTGCGCGTCTGTTCCTCCATATACAGGGCCGGCTTTACCGCCTTTAGCTCAAGGAGTTAGCGGAATTGCCCACCGCGTAGAAGCAGGCCAAACACTCTGGAAGATATCCAAACTTTATGATGTAGATATGGATGATATCCTGCGTATAAATCATCTCTCAGAGGATGCGGCTATCGAGACAGGCCAGGTACTTTTAATCCCTAACCGCAGCAGGCCGCAAAATTTTGCGGTTAGATCCAGCGGTGATGATTTTATCTGGCCGCTTAAAGGCAGGGTGATTGCGGGTTTTGGTTCAAATTACCGTAACTTAATCAATAAAGGCATTAATATCCAGGCTTCCATGGGAGAGGACATTCTGGCTACCCGAAGCGGCCGCGTAGTTTTTTATGCCGATCATTTCGGAAATTTCGGAAAAACTATAATTATCGACCATGGAGACGGTTTACGTTCTATTTACTCCAGGGTCCTGCAGGTACTGGTGCGCCCGGGAGACAATGTGCAGAAGGGTGCCCTGATTGGGCGTATCGGAACAAGCGCAAGAGACAGAAATATCTATTTACATTTTGAGATCCGCAAAAGGGCGCTGGCGCAAAATCCGCTGTTCTATTTACCATGA
- a CDS encoding ATP-binding protein, with amino-acid sequence MIKEKFFDRKNYIQILEKRISSLKEGYRQNIAIIGEENVGKTSIVSKFLANYYDPRIITVFLEVRPESLDGFVKRFIGALLYNFLLNSGLTLEEDLDYLINKSSKYIPGTTQKINSILNDLLKRRKTNIITELFSLPESINQETGKFTVLFLDEFHNLESTGVKNLYRQWSKLLIVQKNTLYCLTSSMMFKTRVILSKQLSLLFGNFEIVTVEPFDIHTSHRYLDQHLPALKANPGLKDFIINFTGGYPLYLELIADALSKADTSVGLPDILEDLLFNSSGILNQRFSNYIKRFLDVPACNDYISILYLIASGRNRIKDIAHILHKQKKELTARINYLLELDAITRSADFLKVSDRLFAYWMRFVYQEKMRSLSFDAKNQKEKFRDNIQELIQEFSSQSVKPLANRVSELLQLFEDDLMQIERKKVRLNHFREVKPLVFNHRFLKEGLLGRSSDSLWIMAIKSDALTEQDITEFAKECKRYHHKSQRKIMVTLKEVDPNARLRALEEKIWTWDLNNLNQILDLFSKPRVIA; translated from the coding sequence ATGATCAAAGAGAAATTTTTTGACCGGAAAAATTATATTCAGATACTGGAAAAACGCATCAGCAGCCTGAAGGAAGGTTACCGGCAGAATATCGCCATTATCGGCGAAGAAAACGTCGGCAAAACCAGTATCGTTTCCAAATTTTTAGCCAACTATTATGACCCTCGGATTATTACGGTATTTTTGGAGGTGCGCCCTGAATCACTGGATGGGTTTGTCAAAAGATTTATCGGGGCGCTGCTTTATAATTTCCTCTTAAATAGCGGGTTAACTTTAGAAGAAGACCTGGATTATCTGATTAATAAATCTTCCAAATATATCCCCGGTACAACTCAAAAGATAAATTCCATACTTAATGATCTTTTAAAAAGAAGAAAAACAAATATTATCACCGAGCTTTTTAGTCTGCCTGAATCCATCAATCAGGAGACGGGAAAGTTTACGGTACTTTTTTTGGACGAATTCCATAATTTGGAAAGTACCGGCGTTAAGAATTTATACCGGCAATGGAGTAAACTGCTTATCGTGCAGAAAAATACGCTGTATTGTCTTACCAGCTCAATGATGTTTAAAACCCGGGTTATCCTTTCCAAACAGCTGTCTTTACTGTTTGGCAATTTCGAGATCGTTACCGTTGAGCCTTTTGATATCCACACCAGCCACCGTTATCTTGATCAGCATCTGCCTGCTTTAAAGGCAAACCCGGGATTAAAAGATTTTATCATTAACTTTACCGGTGGTTACCCTCTTTACCTTGAGTTGATCGCCGATGCTTTGTCTAAGGCGGATACCAGCGTTGGTTTGCCGGACATCTTAGAGGACCTGTTATTCAATTCTTCGGGAATTCTTAATCAGAGATTCTCTAATTATATTAAGCGTTTCCTGGATGTCCCGGCCTGCAATGATTATATTTCCATACTCTATTTAATCGCTAGCGGCCGCAACCGCATTAAAGATATCGCCCATATTTTACATAAACAAAAAAAGGAACTCACCGCAAGGATTAATTACTTGCTGGAGCTGGATGCGATTACCCGCAGCGCGGATTTTCTCAAGGTCAGCGACCGGTTATTCGCCTACTGGATGCGTTTTGTTTACCAGGAAAAAATGCGTTCCTTATCATTCGACGCTAAAAATCAGAAGGAAAAATTCCGCGATAATATCCAGGAACTTATCCAGGAATTTTCCAGCCAATCCGTCAAGCCGCTGGCTAACCGCGTTAGCGAGCTGCTACAGCTTTTTGAAGATGACCTTATGCAGATCGAACGTAAAAAGGTCCGGCTTAATCATTTCCGCGAAGTAAAACCACTGGTATTTAATCATCGTTTTTTAAAAGAAGGCCTGCTGGGCCGTTCCAGCGACTCCCTTTGGATTATGGCGATTAAATCCGACGCCCTTACCGAGCAGGATATTACTGAATTTGCCAAAGAATGCAAAAGATACCATCATAAATCGCAGCGAAAGATTATGGTTACTTTAAAAGAAGTTGATCCAAACGCGCGCTTAAGAGCGCTGGAAGAAAAAATCTGGACCTGGGATTTAAACAACCTGAATCAGATCTTGGATTTATTTTCTAAACCCCGGGTAATCGCATGA
- a CDS encoding metallophosphoesterase, whose product MKIGVIADTHIPDKCEHIPETILNAFKHVDMVVHAGDMVDLGAIDELKVICPKIVAVAGNMDSQAVTKKFPVKQIFEISGRKVGIMHGYGAPSNLIKILKNAFKNEHPDVIIFGHSHKSMNEVIDGILFFNPGSATDHSLGYASYGIIEIKDKLQGHGLAIDAKIIKI is encoded by the coding sequence ATGAAAATAGGCGTAATCGCAGACACGCATATTCCGGATAAATGCGAGCATATTCCCGAAACAATCTTGAATGCCTTTAAGCATGTAGATATGGTTGTGCATGCCGGAGATATGGTAGATCTGGGCGCAATTGATGAATTAAAGGTAATCTGCCCAAAAATAGTTGCCGTAGCAGGAAATATGGATTCTCAAGCGGTGACGAAAAAGTTCCCGGTAAAACAAATTTTTGAAATTTCAGGCCGTAAGGTTGGCATTATGCACGGCTACGGAGCGCCGTCGAATCTTATAAAAATCCTCAAGAATGCTTTTAAAAATGAGCACCCCGATGTAATTATTTTCGGGCATTCGCATAAATCCATGAATGAGGTTATTGATGGAATATTGTTTTTTAATCCGGGAAGCGCAACTGATCATTCCCTGGGATACGCTTCGTATGGTATAATCGAAATAAAAGATAAGCTGCAAGGCCATGGTTTGGCTATTGACGCTAAAATAATTAAAATTTAG
- a CDS encoding HIT domain-containing protein codes for MDRLWAPWRINYVGKKKEQKGCIFCQAKKSALNDYVIFKTAKSICLLNRYPYNNGHIMICPLRHVPDISRLKEDELLDIFKSLEKAKALLQKVLKPRGYNIGLNLGRAAGAGITGHLHLHIVPRWFGDTNFMPAVSGNRVISQSLDELAKRLKKHA; via the coding sequence ATGGATAGGCTTTGGGCGCCATGGAGGATTAATTACGTAGGTAAAAAGAAAGAACAGAAGGGCTGTATTTTTTGCCAGGCAAAAAAGAGCGCCCTTAATGATTACGTGATTTTTAAGACGGCAAAATCCATTTGTTTGCTCAACAGGTATCCGTACAATAACGGCCATATAATGATTTGTCCGCTAAGGCATGTTCCGGACATATCCAGGCTTAAGGAGGATGAACTCCTTGATATTTTTAAATCTTTGGAGAAGGCAAAAGCATTGTTGCAAAAAGTTTTAAAACCCCGGGGTTATAATATCGGCCTTAACTTAGGCAGAGCTGCCGGAGCCGGAATCACCGGGCACCTGCATTTACATATTGTGCCTCGCTGGTTTGGGGATACCAATTTCATGCCCGCAGTTTCCGGCAACAGGGTGATTTCCCAATCCCTGGATGAGTTGGCTAAACGTTTAAAGAAGCATGCATAA
- a CDS encoding deoxyguanosinetriphosphate triphosphohydrolase has translation MHKINEYEEKFLAPYASKSFNSRGRVHKEEEHPYRSCYQRDRDRIIHSAAFRRLEYKTQVFVNHEGDYYRTRLTHSIEVSQIARTIAYALGLNMDLTEAIALAHDLGHTPFGHSGEEILNELMAKSGGFNHNLQGLRVVDYLEERYPEFPGLNLSWEVREGIVKHSSVFDIAVKIKEFLPRLMPSLETQVVDIADEIAYDNHDLDDGLTSGLIKESDLEGLGIWKKINRKIDQKYAKINSNYRKYLIIRGLIDLQVTDLIQHTQSELTRLKIKKYTDPYKVGFKIVNFSKEVKELRKPLRQFLMQKLYHHYRVMRMSIKAKRFIRELFNEYIKRPQQMPAEIQLKIPKEGVKRVVCDYIAGMTDRYALDEYKKLFNPYEKV, from the coding sequence ATGCATAAAATTAACGAATACGAAGAAAAATTTCTTGCTCCTTACGCCAGCAAGAGCTTTAATTCACGGGGCCGGGTGCATAAAGAAGAGGAGCATCCTTACCGCTCATGCTATCAGCGCGACCGGGACCGGATTATCCACTCCGCGGCGTTTAGAAGATTGGAATATAAAACCCAGGTCTTTGTCAATCATGAAGGCGACTATTACCGGACCCGCCTGACCCACAGCATCGAGGTCTCCCAGATTGCCCGCACGATTGCCTACGCCTTAGGTTTGAATATGGACCTGACCGAAGCCATTGCTTTGGCGCATGATTTAGGGCACACTCCTTTTGGCCACTCCGGGGAAGAAATACTCAATGAATTAATGGCTAAATCCGGAGGTTTCAACCATAATCTCCAGGGCTTAAGAGTAGTGGATTACCTGGAGGAGCGTTATCCGGAATTCCCGGGATTAAATTTAAGCTGGGAGGTAAGGGAAGGAATAGTAAAACATTCATCCGTTTTTGATATTGCGGTAAAGATTAAAGAGTTTTTACCCCGCTTGATGCCTTCACTGGAAACCCAGGTGGTTGATATAGCCGATGAGATAGCCTACGATAACCATGATCTTGATGACGGCCTGACTTCAGGGCTGATAAAAGAAAGCGACCTTGAGGGTCTTGGGATCTGGAAAAAAATAAATCGCAAAATCGACCAGAAATATGCTAAAATTAATTCCAATTACCGTAAGTACCTGATTATCCGCGGCCTAATTGATTTACAGGTTACCGATCTTATCCAGCACACGCAATCAGAGCTTACCCGGCTTAAGATTAAAAAATACACCGATCCGTATAAGGTGGGTTTTAAAATAGTAAATTTCAGCAAAGAGGTCAAAGAGCTAAGAAAACCGCTTCGGCAGTTTCTCATGCAAAAGCTTTATCACCATTACCGGGTAATGCGCATGAGCATAAAAGCCAAACGTTTTATCCGGGAGTTGTTCAATGAATACATTAAACGCCCGCAGCAGATGCCCGCTGAAATACAGCTTAAGATCCCTAAAGAGGGGGTAAAACGGGTAGTTTGTGATTATATCGCCGGAATGACTGACCGGTACGCCTTGGATGAATATAAAAAACTATTCAACCCCTACGAAAAAGTATAG